One Aegilops tauschii subsp. strangulata cultivar AL8/78 chromosome 7, Aet v6.0, whole genome shotgun sequence genomic window carries:
- the LOC109774254 gene encoding FBD-associated F-box protein At5g60610 codes for MSDGAATLLSTAGYDGEGRISDLHDDLLRQIVSRLPVTDAACTAVLASRWRHLWRSTPLVLDDAHLPKPTRAASVVRVLADHPGPFRAVLLTDCRPASLDRELPEWPRLLAAKGTQELALFNKHVHSRLPADILRCSSLQFLSLSFWRFPGDLSRSADAFLPHLRKLDMIGISMTEHDLDYLLAASPVLQTLTLALNSPKRVHLRSQSLRCVLVGLSTMEKFVAMEKFAVMDAPLLERLILLEPSIARCDRVRIKIACAPSLRVLGYLEPRVHKLQIGDNVIGPDTMTSRCAVVPGVRILALKVNFRILSEVKMLASFLRCFPNISTLHIESALHARSSIAYQPTWEHHAKFWEEVTAVKCWKSRVKRIVFHKFRGNQKEFEFLKFIAGDAQELESLLLVPLDENFTSAVEVNEMIDRSGCPQFRAWASKVLLV; via the exons ATGAGCGACGGTGCCGCCACCCTCCTCTCCACCGCGGGGTACGACGGCGAGGGCCGCATCAGCGACCTCCACGACGACCTCCTCCGCCAGATCGTCTCCCGCCTCCCCGTCACAGACGCCGCCTGCACCGCCGTCCTCGCCTCCCGCTGGCGCCACCTATGGCGCTCCACCCCTCTCGTCCTCGACGACGCCCACCTCCCGAAGCCCACGCGCGCCGCCTCCGTTGTCCGAGTCCTCGCCGACCACCCGGGCCCCTTCCGCGCCGTCCTCCTCACCGACTGCAGGCCCGCCTCCCTCGACCGTGAGCTCCCCGAGTGGCCGCGCCTCCTCGCCGCCAAGGGCACCCAGGAGCTCGCCCTCTTTAACAAGCACGTCCACTCGCGCCTTCCCGCCGACATCCTCCGCTGCTCCTCGCTCCAGTTCCTCTCACTGTCCTTCTGGAGGTTCCCCGGCGACCTCTCCCGCAGCGCCGACGCCTTTCTTCCCCACCTCCGGAAACTCGACATGATAGGTATCAGCATGACCGAACATGACCTGGATTACTTGCTCGCTGCCAGCCCCGTCCTGCAGACCCTTACGCTGGCCCTCAATTCGCCCAAGCGCGTCCATCTCCGCAGCCAAAGCCTCCGGTGTGTGCTCGTTGGGCTGTCCACCATGGAGAAGTTCGTCGCCATGGAGAAGTTCGCCGTGATGGACGCGCCACTCTTGGAGCGCCTCATCCTTTTGGAGCCGTCTATTGCTAGGTGCGATCGTGTGAGGATCAAGATTGCTTGTGCACCCAGCTTGCGAGTGCTCGGGTACCTGGAGCCAAGAGTTCACAAGCTGCAGATCGGTGACAATGTCATCGGG CCGGACACAATGACGAGCAGATGCGCTGTGGTTCCAGGCGTCAGGATATTGGCCTTGAAAGTGAATTTCCGTATCCTCAGCGAGGTCAAGATGCTAGCCAGCTTCCTCAGATGCTTCCCCAACATCTCAACTCTGCACATTGAG TCTGCCCTACATGCTCGATCCTCAATTGCCTATCAACCCACTTGGGAGCACCATGCCAAGTTCTGGGAGGAGGTCACTGCAGTTAAATGCTGGAAATCACGCGTCAAGAGGATCGTTTTCCACAAGTTCAGAGGGAATCAAAAAGAATTTGAATTCCTCAAGTTCATCGCCGGGGATGCGCAGGAGCTTGAGTCTTTGCTGCTTGTGCCGCTCGATGAAAATTTTACTTCAGCGGTTGAGGTGAATGAGATGATAGACAGATCCGGCTGTCCTCAGTTTCGAGCATGGGCCTCTAAAGTGTTGCTGGTGTAG
- the LOC109774253 gene encoding pentatricopeptide repeat-containing protein At2g22410, mitochondrial, whose product MNPRHVLELLRQCRSIRHLDQLQAHLLAHGPSAVASLASQLVASYCALSGGAGHVGLCHARRLFDRVPDPDRFAYNRLIRAYSNSGCPQEALCLHRDALRRGILPNEFTLPFVLKACARARAAEHAVATHGVAVKLGYVRQVFVGNALLHSYASVGSLRDSRRFFAEMAPDRNVVSWNTMIGGCAQAGETSEVCALFGEMRRQGVLADVFTFVSLLLVCSSEGNLEVGRLVHCHMLASGSRVDLILGNALVDMYGKCGDLWMAHRCFDMMPIKNVVSWTSMLCALAKHGSVDAARDWFEQMPERNIVSWNAMISCYVQGGRFRETLGIYNRMKSLGLTPDEATLAGVLSAHGQNGDLASGRMIHCYIKDNFSDPGVTLLNSLLDMYARCGQVDTSISLFTEMPNKNTISWNVLIGALAMHGRAQEAVMFFRAMISDAFSPDEITFVGLLSACSHGGLLEDGQYYFKAMRHVYNVKPEVEHYACMVDLLGRRGHLAKAVDLIKDMPMKPDVVVWGALIGACRIHGNVEIGKLAIKQLLELEGMNGGLFVLISNLLYETHQWEDMRRLRKLMRERGTKKDMGVSSIEVNNSIHEFGVEDTRHESSSEIYEAVDQLAYHLVSLHVLAVQPVELIMEE is encoded by the coding sequence ATGAACCCCCGCCATGTCCTCGAGCTCCTGCGCCAGTGCCGCTCCATCCGACACCTCGACCAGCTCCAGGCCCACCTCCTCGCCCACGGCCCATCCGCCGTGGCCTCCCTCGCCTCCCAGCTCGTCGCCTCCTACTGCGCGCTCTCCGGTGGCGCCGGACACGTGGGACTCTGCCACGCCCGCCGCCTGTTCGACAGAGTTCCCGACCCGGACAGGTTCGCGTACAACCGCCTTATCAGGGCGTACTCCAACAGCGGTTGCCCCCAGGAGGCGCTGTGCCTGCACCGCGACGCCCTCCGGCGTGGCATCCTGCCGAACGAGTTCACGCTGCCCTTCGTGCTCAAGGCGTGCGCCCGGGCGCGGGCCGCAGAGCATGCGGTGGCCACCCATGGAGTGGCTGTCAAGCTGGGGTATGTGCGGCAGGTGTTCGTGGGAAACGCACTTCTGCACTCATATGCGTCGGTCGGGTCGCTGAGGGACTCTAGGCGGTTCTTTGCCGAGATGGCGCCAGACAGGAATGTCGTGTCATGGAACACGATGATCGGAGGATGTGCACAGGCAGGGGAGACCAGCGAGGTGTGCGCCTTGTTTGGAGAGATGAGGCGCCAAGGAGTGTTGGCCGATGTGTTCACGTTCGTCAGCCTGCTTCTCGTTTGCTCGAGTGAGGGAAATCTTGAGGTTGGTCGGCTGGTGCATTGTCATATGTTGGCTAGTGGGTCCCGGGTAGATCTGATTCTTGGCAATGCACTGGTAGACATGTACGGTAAGTGCGGGGATCTGTGGATGGCTCATAGATGCTTTGACATGATGCCCATAAAGAATGTCGTTTCGTGGACTTCCATGCTTTGTGCCCTGGCAAAACATGGCTCTGTTGATGCTGCGAGAGATTGGTTTGAGCAGATGCCGGAGAGGAACATAGTCTCCTGGAATGCCATGATCTCTTGCTATGTTCAGGGTGGCCGATTCCGTGAAACTTTGGGTATTTATAACCGTATGAAATCTCTAGGTCTCACTCCAGATGAGGCTACCTTGGCTGGTGTCCTCTCTGCCCATGGACAAAATGGTGATTTGGCCTCTGGAAGGATGATACATTGTTATATTAAAGATAATTTTAGTGATCCTGGTGTCACTCTACTTAACTCACTTCTTGATATGTATGCAAGATGTGGTCAGGTAGACACATCCATAAGCTTGTTCACTGAGATGCCCAATAAAAACACTATCTCTTGGAATGTGCTTATTGGAGCGCTAGCCATGCATGGGCGTGCACAAGAGGCAGTCATGTTCTTCAGAGCTATGATATCTGATGCCTTCTCCCCTGATGAGATCACATTTGTCGGTCTTCTTTCTGCATGCAGtcatggtggtctactagaagaTGGACAGTATTACTTCAAAGCCATGAGACATGTTTACAATGTTAAGCCTGAAGTTGAGCACTACGCTTGCATGGTTGATCTGCTTGGTCGGCGTGGCCATCTTGCAAAAGCTGTTGATCTGATAAAAGATATGCCAATGAAGCCTGATGTTGTGGTTTGGGGTGCATTAATTGGAGCCTGCAGGATCCATGGCAATGTAGAGATCGGCAAGCTAGCGATCAAACAACTGCTTGAGCTGGAGGGAATGAATGGAGGCTTGTTTGTCCTAATTTCTAATTTATTGTATGAAACTCACCAGTGGGAGGACATGAGAAGGCTCAGGAAGCTAATGAGAGAGCGGGGAACAAAAAAGGATATGGGTGTTAGTTCAATTGAAGTAAATAACAGCATACATGAATTTGGAGTGGAAGACACCAGACATGAAAGCTCAAGTGAGATATACGAGGCAGTTGATCAGTTGGCATATCATTTAGTCTCTCTGCATGTCCTGGCTGTGCAGCCTGTAGAACTCATCATGGAAGAGTGA